A single window of Lutzomyia longipalpis isolate SR_M1_2022 chromosome 1, ASM2433408v1 DNA harbors:
- the LOC129796977 gene encoding centrosomal protein of 135 kDa-like isoform X1 produces the protein MDTEERQKNLRKKLDLLGFRQPLPVSGVGLVSALLEDLLKTTDSLKVAKKEINQLLQEKSAWELGAEPYKCDNSKLLKECNKLNSDLIRQHDNFEIKRAEFLRKIRTLELDKRYLEEQCKELGGRVRELEVKFVPKGDVKHHKDGMNLIRKPFVSTVRSGLLPSMPEGEKGPYRVCSVCPNARSCNGNRLEMEKIQNDVQNRDDCIQVLKKQIESRDREIERLGSLLSGGRPVTTLARDCCFRGVGSMAEDVEILQKQKCDLKKELNEALVAQHEAMQRAMRLAERNSILEQDYSELEKTALDLETKANRMACDKDHENSDLKRRISDLMSTIEVLRADAERLEMNEISGSVREKLVQALKKEKTLQMTIEKLQKKVTKLKAKLSEAKSSDDMSARDSSQVRREETESLRKEIATLQDKVRSNSEVKELKLKLSEKELEIRNLHHELNQLRRDKMSNLGEICSARSLGQSSATLRQERERELMRGDLEKAKIERDALRDRLKMATEAQLEEQRRYEGLLQDINGRIGRLEAEKAELLSAQGPTQITVTLLKEELKEVRDRLKDLQNENNALRSTNSHLKILNEQTEKVLVQNHNKLIHSEAQLGETSSKLSTLDATKEQLRQELDCARGQISQLRANEIQLQNEKDSVVIELDQKTEKAFHLEQEIKRLKMDKRDLEVVLDQLKRRLDEMRNDSHEREKQYQDVACETGTLRSQIGTLKRNADTARSENGRLVTELTDCQSELKLTRQKLKETQKEVDGLRLQLQQYVQEVERAENLLAKKELEREEMLDHFKSLSQDTIMLEGNNQALEMMTAETKKALTESEDRVSALLSQLKLRESEIEEFEKQVTVLSSQVAVLEGDLEDCKDDKNKLKSDLDAMRELCSKLDHQKDKFMEEVQELTSIRADLEKELERLRSQLGRSIVNEGATESAKDFEQQTLLIANLNQEVSHLRGKVAQLEMELKEEHRVCVRNENLAMEYKTQLQEAQQKLTDERYERTKMQEDTESVSSGRRKRKCLRFHCTVRGKNFLVRKPSKGVKMRRKRIYAKSSKNPSESSKSIFSDDTLICWDDTFPSTMLPSGIDVFHEISLHDVQEDETEDKALD, from the exons ATGGACACCGAGGAGAGACAAAAGAATCTCCGGAAGAAGCTCGATCTTCTTGGTTTTCGGCAACCACTTCCTGTTTCCGGTGTTGGACTGGTGTCAGCTCTCCTGGAGGATCTCCTGAAGACTACAGATAGCTTGAAAGTGGCCAAGAAGGAGATTAATCAACTTCTTCAG GAGAAGAGTGCCTGGGAACTGGGAGCGGAACCTTACAAGTGTGACAACTCAAAATTACTCAAAGAGTGCAACAAACTCAATTCAGACCTCATTCGGCAGCATgacaattttgaaatcaaaAGAGCGGagtttttgaggaaaatccggACGTTGGAGCTGGACAAGAGATACCTTGAGGAGCAATGCAAAGAGCTGGGAGGACGTGTGAGGGAGCTCGAGGTGAAATTCGTCCCTAAGGGAGACGTAAAGCACCACAAAGATGGGATGAATTTGATCAGGAAGCCCTTTGTGTCCACCGTGCGTTCCGGACTCCTGCCCAGTATGCCGGAGGGAGAAAAGGGTCCCTACAGGGTGTGTAGTGTATGCCCCAATGCTCGCTCTTGCAATGGGAATCGTCTGGAAATGGAGAAGATACAGAATGATGTACAAAATCGCGATGACT GCATTCAAGTTTTGAAGAAACAAATTGAAAGTAGAGATCGTGAAATTGAACGTCTAGGAAGTCTCTTGAGTGGTGGACGTCCTGTAACAACTTTGGCCAGAGATTGCTGCTTCCGCGGGGTTGGCTCAATGGCGGAAGACGTGgaaattcttcagaagcaaAAATGCGACTTGAAGAAGGAACTCAATGAAGCCCTCGTAGCACAACATGAAGCAATGCAGAGAGCAATGCGTCTTGCGgagagaaattcaattctaGAACAAGATTACAGTGAGCTGGAAAAGACTGCCCTGGATCTGGAGACAAAGGCCAATAGGATGGCTTGTGACAAAGATCACGAGAATAGTGATCTTAAGAGACGCATTTCCGATCTCATGTCAACCATTGAGGTACTCCGTGCGGATGCAGAGAGGCTGGAAATGAACGAAATCTCTGGTTCGGTACGTGAGAAACTCGTTCAGGCactgaagaaggagaaaaccCTCCAGATGACAATTGAGAAGCTCCAGAAAAAGGTGACAAAGCTCAAAGCTAAGCTCTCCGAAGCAAAATCATCCGATGACATGAGTGCACGAGATTCCAGCCAAGTGAGGCGGGAAGAGACTGAATCTCTCCGGAAAGAGATAGCCACGCTACAGGACAAAGTGAGGAGCAATAGCGAAGTTAAGGAACTCAAACTGAAACTCAGCGAGAAGGAGCTGGAGATCAGGAATCTTCATCATGAGCTTAATCAGTTGAGACGGGATAAAATGTCCAATTTGGGAGAAATTTGCTCAGCTCGATCTCTCGGGCAATCCTCGGCAACGTTGCGGCAGGAACGGGAGAGGGAACTCATGAGGGGTGACTTGGAAAAGGCTAAAATAGAACGAGATGCCCTCCGAGATCGCCTTAAGATGGCAACTGAGGCACAACTGGAGGAGCAGAGGCGGTACGAAGGACTTCTTCAGGATATCAATGGAAGAATTGGCCGTTTGGAGGCAGAAAAGGCAGAACTCCTGAGTGCTCAAGGTCCCACGCAGATAACGGTGACCTTGCTGAAGGAGGAACTAAAGGAAGTCCGGGATCGCCTTAAGGATCTTCAGAATGAAAACAATGCTCTCAGAAGTACAAATAGCCACCTAAAGATACTCAATGAGCAAACGGAGAAGGTTCTCGTGCAGAATCACAACAAACTCATCCATTCGGAAGCCCAATTGGGTGAAACATCGTCCAAATTGAGCACATTGGATGCCACAAAGGAGCAACTGAGGCAGGAGCTTGACTGTGCACGAGGGCAAATAAGTCAGCTGCGTGCAAATGAGATTCAGCTGCAGAATGAGAAGGACAGCGTGGTGATTGAGCTTGATCAGAAAACAGAGAAAGCCTTCCACTTGGAGCAGGAAATTAAACGCCTCAAAATGGACAAGAGGGATCTGGAAGTGGTGCTTGATCAACTCAAACGACGCCTCGATGAGATGAGGAATGACAGCCATGAGCGTGAGAAGCAGTATCAGGATGTAGCGTGTGAAACGGGAACACTTCGGAGTCAAATTGGTACACTAAAGCGCAATGCTGATACAGCAAGGAGTGAGAATGGGCGTCTTGTGACAGAACTTACGGATTGTCAGTCTGAGTTGAAGCTGACACGGCAGAAGCTTAAGGAGACACAGAAGGAAGTTGATGGGTTGAGATTGCAGCTGCAGCAGTACGTGCAGGAAGTGGAACGGGCGGAGAATCTTCTAGCTAAGAAGGAACTCGAGCGTGAGGAAATGCTTGATCACTTCAAATCCCTCTCGCAGGATACAATAATGCTGGAGGGAAACAATCAGGCGCTCGAAATGATGACAGCGGAGACAAA GAAAGCTCTAACGGAATCAGAGGATCGTGTTTCTGCCCTTCTGAGTCAGCTGAAGCTGCGTGAAAGtgaaattgaggaatttgAGAAGCAAGTCACAGTCCTGTCATCCCAAGTGGCCGTCCTGGAGGGAGATTTGGAAGATTGCAAAGATGACAAGAATAAACTTAAATCAGATCTCGATGCAATGCGTGAACTTTGCTCGAAGCTTGATCATCAGAAGGATAAATTTATGGAGGAAGTACAAGAGCTCACGTCAATCCGGGCAGATCTTGAGAAAGAACTCGAAAGGCTCCGAAGTCAGCTGGGAAGGAGTATTGTTAACGAAGGGGCCACCGAAAGTGCGAAGGATTTTGAGCAACAAACACTCCTTATTGCAAATCTCAATCAGGAAGTTTCGCATTTGCGTGGGAAAGTGGCCCAGTTGGAGATGGAGCTGAAGGAGGAGCATCGTGTGTGTGTTAGGAATGAAAATCTCGCCATGGAGTACAAGACACAACTACAGGAAGCACAGCAGAAGCTAACAGATGAACGCTATGAGCGTACAAAGATGCAAGAAGACACCGAATCAGTCAGCAG tgggagaagaaaaagaaaatgccttAGATTCCATTGTACGGTGCGTGGAAAGAATTTCCTTGTGAGGAAGCCTTCAAAGGGTGTAAAAATGCGtcgcaaaagaatttatgcgAAATCCTCGAAGAATCCCTCCGAATCCTCAAAATCCATCTTCTCAGACGATACTCTCATCTGCTGGGATGATACATTTCCATCAACTATGCTTCCTTCAGGCATTGATGTTTTCCACGAGATTTCTCTTCATGATGTTCAAGAAGATGAAACTGAGGACAAAGCGCTCGactaa
- the LOC129796977 gene encoding centrosomal protein of 135 kDa-like isoform X2, with protein sequence MDTEERQKNLRKKLDLLGFRQPLPVSGVGLVSALLEDLLKTTDSLKVAKKEINQLLQEKSAWELGAEPYKCDNSKLLKECNKLNSDLIRQHDNFEIKRAEFLRKIRTLELDKRYLEEQCKELGGRVRELEVKFVPKGDVKHHKDGMNLIRKPFVSTVRSGLLPSMPEGEKGPYRVCSVCPNARSCNGNRLEMEKIQNDVQNRDDCIQVLKKQIESRDREIERLGSLLSGGRPVTTLARDCCFRGVGSMAEDVEILQKQKCDLKKELNEALVAQHEAMQRAMRLAERNSILEQDYSELEKTALDLETKANRMACDKDHENSDLKRRISDLMSTIEVLRADAERLEMNEISGSVREKLVQALKKEKTLQMTIEKLQKKVTKLKAKLSEAKSSDDMSARDSSQVRREETESLRKEIATLQDKVRSNSEVKELKLKLSEKELEIRNLHHELNQLRRDKMSNLGEICSARSLGQSSATLRQERERELMRGDLEKAKIERDALRDRLKMATEAQLEEQRRYEGLLQDINGRIGRLEAEKAELLSAQGPTQITVTLLKEELKEVRDRLKDLQNENNALRSTNSHLKILNEQTEKVLVQNHNKLIHSEAQLGETSSKLSTLDATKEQLRQELDCARGQISQLRANEIQLQNEKDSVVIELDQKTEKAFHLEQEIKRLKMDKRDLEVVLDQLKRRLDEMRNDSHEREKQYQDVACETGTLRSQIGTLKRNADTARSENGRLVTELTDCQSELKLTRQKLKETQKEVDGLRLQLQQYVQEVERAENLLAKKELEREEMLDHFKSLSQDTIMLEGNNQALEMMTAETKKALTESEDRVSALLSQLKLRESEIEEFEKQVTVLSSQVAVLEGDLEDCKDDKNKLKSDLDAMRELCSKLDHQKDKFMEEVQELTSIRADLEKELERLRSQLGRSIVNEGATESAKDFEQQTLLIANLNQEVSHLRGKVAQLEMELKEEHRVCVRNENLAMEYKTQLQEAQQKLTDERYERTKMQEDTESVSRYPTL encoded by the exons ATGGACACCGAGGAGAGACAAAAGAATCTCCGGAAGAAGCTCGATCTTCTTGGTTTTCGGCAACCACTTCCTGTTTCCGGTGTTGGACTGGTGTCAGCTCTCCTGGAGGATCTCCTGAAGACTACAGATAGCTTGAAAGTGGCCAAGAAGGAGATTAATCAACTTCTTCAG GAGAAGAGTGCCTGGGAACTGGGAGCGGAACCTTACAAGTGTGACAACTCAAAATTACTCAAAGAGTGCAACAAACTCAATTCAGACCTCATTCGGCAGCATgacaattttgaaatcaaaAGAGCGGagtttttgaggaaaatccggACGTTGGAGCTGGACAAGAGATACCTTGAGGAGCAATGCAAAGAGCTGGGAGGACGTGTGAGGGAGCTCGAGGTGAAATTCGTCCCTAAGGGAGACGTAAAGCACCACAAAGATGGGATGAATTTGATCAGGAAGCCCTTTGTGTCCACCGTGCGTTCCGGACTCCTGCCCAGTATGCCGGAGGGAGAAAAGGGTCCCTACAGGGTGTGTAGTGTATGCCCCAATGCTCGCTCTTGCAATGGGAATCGTCTGGAAATGGAGAAGATACAGAATGATGTACAAAATCGCGATGACT GCATTCAAGTTTTGAAGAAACAAATTGAAAGTAGAGATCGTGAAATTGAACGTCTAGGAAGTCTCTTGAGTGGTGGACGTCCTGTAACAACTTTGGCCAGAGATTGCTGCTTCCGCGGGGTTGGCTCAATGGCGGAAGACGTGgaaattcttcagaagcaaAAATGCGACTTGAAGAAGGAACTCAATGAAGCCCTCGTAGCACAACATGAAGCAATGCAGAGAGCAATGCGTCTTGCGgagagaaattcaattctaGAACAAGATTACAGTGAGCTGGAAAAGACTGCCCTGGATCTGGAGACAAAGGCCAATAGGATGGCTTGTGACAAAGATCACGAGAATAGTGATCTTAAGAGACGCATTTCCGATCTCATGTCAACCATTGAGGTACTCCGTGCGGATGCAGAGAGGCTGGAAATGAACGAAATCTCTGGTTCGGTACGTGAGAAACTCGTTCAGGCactgaagaaggagaaaaccCTCCAGATGACAATTGAGAAGCTCCAGAAAAAGGTGACAAAGCTCAAAGCTAAGCTCTCCGAAGCAAAATCATCCGATGACATGAGTGCACGAGATTCCAGCCAAGTGAGGCGGGAAGAGACTGAATCTCTCCGGAAAGAGATAGCCACGCTACAGGACAAAGTGAGGAGCAATAGCGAAGTTAAGGAACTCAAACTGAAACTCAGCGAGAAGGAGCTGGAGATCAGGAATCTTCATCATGAGCTTAATCAGTTGAGACGGGATAAAATGTCCAATTTGGGAGAAATTTGCTCAGCTCGATCTCTCGGGCAATCCTCGGCAACGTTGCGGCAGGAACGGGAGAGGGAACTCATGAGGGGTGACTTGGAAAAGGCTAAAATAGAACGAGATGCCCTCCGAGATCGCCTTAAGATGGCAACTGAGGCACAACTGGAGGAGCAGAGGCGGTACGAAGGACTTCTTCAGGATATCAATGGAAGAATTGGCCGTTTGGAGGCAGAAAAGGCAGAACTCCTGAGTGCTCAAGGTCCCACGCAGATAACGGTGACCTTGCTGAAGGAGGAACTAAAGGAAGTCCGGGATCGCCTTAAGGATCTTCAGAATGAAAACAATGCTCTCAGAAGTACAAATAGCCACCTAAAGATACTCAATGAGCAAACGGAGAAGGTTCTCGTGCAGAATCACAACAAACTCATCCATTCGGAAGCCCAATTGGGTGAAACATCGTCCAAATTGAGCACATTGGATGCCACAAAGGAGCAACTGAGGCAGGAGCTTGACTGTGCACGAGGGCAAATAAGTCAGCTGCGTGCAAATGAGATTCAGCTGCAGAATGAGAAGGACAGCGTGGTGATTGAGCTTGATCAGAAAACAGAGAAAGCCTTCCACTTGGAGCAGGAAATTAAACGCCTCAAAATGGACAAGAGGGATCTGGAAGTGGTGCTTGATCAACTCAAACGACGCCTCGATGAGATGAGGAATGACAGCCATGAGCGTGAGAAGCAGTATCAGGATGTAGCGTGTGAAACGGGAACACTTCGGAGTCAAATTGGTACACTAAAGCGCAATGCTGATACAGCAAGGAGTGAGAATGGGCGTCTTGTGACAGAACTTACGGATTGTCAGTCTGAGTTGAAGCTGACACGGCAGAAGCTTAAGGAGACACAGAAGGAAGTTGATGGGTTGAGATTGCAGCTGCAGCAGTACGTGCAGGAAGTGGAACGGGCGGAGAATCTTCTAGCTAAGAAGGAACTCGAGCGTGAGGAAATGCTTGATCACTTCAAATCCCTCTCGCAGGATACAATAATGCTGGAGGGAAACAATCAGGCGCTCGAAATGATGACAGCGGAGACAAA GAAAGCTCTAACGGAATCAGAGGATCGTGTTTCTGCCCTTCTGAGTCAGCTGAAGCTGCGTGAAAGtgaaattgaggaatttgAGAAGCAAGTCACAGTCCTGTCATCCCAAGTGGCCGTCCTGGAGGGAGATTTGGAAGATTGCAAAGATGACAAGAATAAACTTAAATCAGATCTCGATGCAATGCGTGAACTTTGCTCGAAGCTTGATCATCAGAAGGATAAATTTATGGAGGAAGTACAAGAGCTCACGTCAATCCGGGCAGATCTTGAGAAAGAACTCGAAAGGCTCCGAAGTCAGCTGGGAAGGAGTATTGTTAACGAAGGGGCCACCGAAAGTGCGAAGGATTTTGAGCAACAAACACTCCTTATTGCAAATCTCAATCAGGAAGTTTCGCATTTGCGTGGGAAAGTGGCCCAGTTGGAGATGGAGCTGAAGGAGGAGCATCGTGTGTGTGTTAGGAATGAAAATCTCGCCATGGAGTACAAGACACAACTACAGGAAGCACAGCAGAAGCTAACAGATGAACGCTATGAGCGTACAAAGATGCAAGAAGACACCGAATCAGTCAGCAGGTATCCAACTCTGTAG